The Poecilia reticulata strain Guanapo linkage group LG1, Guppy_female_1.0+MT, whole genome shotgun sequence DNA window NNNNNNNNNNNNNNNNNNNNNNNNNNNNNNNNNNNNNNNNNNNNNNNNNNNNNNNNNNNNNNNNNNNNNNNNNNNNNNNNNNNNNNNNNNNNNNNNNNNNNNNNNNNNNNNNNNNNNNNNNNNNNNNNNNNNNNNNNNNNNNNNNNNNNNNNNNNNNNNNNNNNNNNNNNNNNNNNNNNNNNNNNNNNNNNNNNNNNNNNNNNNNNNNNNNNNNNNNNNNNNNNNNNNNNNNNNNNNNNNNNNNNNNNNNNNNNNNNNNNNNNNNNNNNNNNNNNNNNNNNNNNNNNNNNNNNNNNNNNNNNNNNNNNNNNNNNNNNNNNNNNNNNNNNNNNNNNNNNNNNNNNNNNNNNNNNNNNNNNNNNNNNNNNNNNNNNNNNNNNNNNNNNNNNNNNNNNNNNNNNNNNNNNNNNNNNNNNNNNNNNNNNNNNNNNNNNNNNNNNNNNNNNNNNNNNNNNNNNNNNNNNNNNNNNNNNNNNNNNNNNNNNNNNNNNNNNNNNNNNNNNNNNNNNNNNNNNNNNNNNNNNNNNNNNNNNNNNNNNNNNNNNNNNNNNNNNNNNNNNNNNNNNNNNNNNNNNNNNNNNNNNNNNNNNNNNNNNNNNNNNNNNNNNNNNNNNNNNNNNNNNNNNNNNNNNNNNNNNNNNNNNNNNNNNNNNNNNNNNNNNNNNNNNNNNNNNNNNNNNNNNNNNNNNNNNNNNNNNNNNNNNNNNNNNNNNNNNNNNNNNNNNNNNNNNNNNNNNNNNNNNNNNNNNNNNNNNNNNNNNNNNNNNNNNNNNNNNNNNNNNNNNNNNNNNNNNNNNNNNNNNNNNNNNNNNNNNNNNNNNNNNNNNNNNNNNNNNNNNNNNNNNNNNNNNNNNNNNNNNNNNNNNNNNNNNNNNNNNNNNNNNNNNNNNNNNNNNNNNNNNNNNNNNNNNNNNNNNNNNNNNNNNNNNNNNNNNNNNNNNNNNNNNNNNNNNNNNNNNNNNNNNNNNNNNNNNNNNNNNNNNNNNNNNNNNNNNNNNNNNNNNNNNNNNNNNNNNNNNNNNNNNNNNNNNNNNNNNNNNNNNNNNNNNNNNNNNNNNNNNNNNNNNNNNNNNNNNNNNNNNNNNNNNNNNNNNNNNNNNNNNNNNNNNNNNNNNNNNNNNNNNNNNNNNNNNNNNNNNNNNNNNNNNNNNNNNNNNNNNNNNNNNNNNNNNNNNNNNNNNNNNNNNNNNNNNNNNNNNNNNNNNNNNNNNNNNNNNNNNNNNNNNNNNNNNNNNNNNNNNNNNNNNNNNNNNNNNNNNNNNNNNNNNNNNNNNNNNNNNNNNNNNNNNNNNNNNNNNNNNNNNNNNNNNNNNNNNNNNNNNNNNNNNNNNNNNNNNNNNNNNNNNNNNNNNNNNNNNNNNNNNNNNNNNNNNNNNNNNNNNNNNNNNNNNNNNNNNNNNNNNNNNNNNNNNNNNNNNNNNNNNNNNNNNNNNNNNNNNNNNNNNNNNNNNNNNNNNNNNNNNNNNNNNNNNNNNNNNNNNNNNNNNNNNNNNNNNNNNNNNNNNNNNNNNNNNNNNNNNNNNNNNNNNNNNNNNNNNNNNNNNNNNNNNNNNNNNNNNNNNNNNNNNNNNNNNNNNNNNNNNNNNNNNNNNNNNNNNNNNNNNNNNNNNNNNNNNNNNNNNNNNNNNNNNNNNNNNNNNNNNNNNNNNNNNNNNNNNNNNNNNNNNNNNNNNNNNNNNNNNNNNNNNNNNNNNNNNNNNNNNNNNNNNNNNNNNNNNNNNNNNNNNNNNNNNNNNNNNNNNNNNNNNNNNNNNNNNNNNNNNNNNNNNNNNNNNNNNNNNNNNNNNNNNNNNNNNNNNNNNNNNNNNNNNNNNNNNNNNNNNNNNNNNNNNNNNNNNNNNNNNNNNNNNNNNNNNNNNNNNNNNNNNNNNNNNNNNNNNNNNNNNNNNNNNNNNNNNNNNNNNNNNNNNNNNNNNNNNNNNNNNNNNNNNNNNNNNNNNNNNNNNNNNNNNNNNNNNNNNNNNNNNNNNNNNNNNNNNNNNNNNNNNNNNNNNNNNNNNNNNNNNNNNNNNNNNNNNNNNNNNNNNNNNNNNNNNNNNNNNNNNNNNNNNNNNNNNNNNNNNNNNNNNNNNNNNNNNNNNNNNNNNNNNNNNNNNNNNNNNNNNNNNNNNNNNNNNNNNNNNNNNNNNNNNNNNNNNNNNNNNNNNNNNNNNNNNNNNNNNNNNNNNNNNNNNNNNNNNNNNNNNNNNNNNNNNNNNNNNNNNNNNNNNNNNNNNNNNNNNNNNNNNNNNNNNNNNNNNNNNNNNNNNNNNNNNNNNNNNNNNNNNNNNNNNNNNNNNNNNNNNNNNNNNNNNNNNNNNNNNNNNNNNNNNNTTTCCTGTCCCGTATAAATTGAGACGTTCATGTTTCCTACCGGGCGCCGCGATGGGGACTCCGTTTATACTGGTGAGCTCCTCAGGGGGCCGCACTTCAATGATGATGTCCCGGCCGCTCTCAAGGCTCAGGTCACACGACGTGCTGGGTGCAGCCACGTAGAAAGGGATCCCATGGTGCTTTGCGGCGATGGCCAGCTGGTACGTGCCCACCTTGTTGGCTGTGTCACCGTTGGCGACGACTCGGTCAGCACCCACCACCACAGCTGAGAGAGGAGGACAAAAAAAGTTGATGAGACGTCATGGGATGAAAGACGGCGTCCTCGAGAGTCCTTACCTGTGATGTCCATTTCCCTCATGGTGAGGGCCGCCATGCTGTCCGTGATGAGCGTGGCAGGGATGCCCTCTGCGACCGCCTCGTACGCCGTCAGCCTGGAGCCCTGGTTGTACGGCCTCGTCTCCGTGCAGTACACGCGCTTCAGCCGGCCCAGGCCGTGGAGGCTCCTCACCACGCCTGCACACAGAACCGCGGTTAAGAGACGGAAACGCCCACAGTCTGCCCTCCCGTYGGATCCGAAGCTCCCCTCTCACCGAGCGCCGTCCCGTATCCGGCCGTGGCCAGCGACCCGGTGTTGCAGTGCGTGAGGATGGTGACAGAGTCCCTCGGGACACCCGAGAGGATGTGCTGGGCTCCGTAGTTGCCGATCTTCCTGTTGTCGTTGACGTCGCGCTCCAGCATGTCTTCGATCCATGAGATGACACTGCAGGGTGGAAGtatatggaaaatatttagtGCAAAGGAATAAATTCGTCTTTTTACAACCAAACCTTTATAATAATTTATCCAGTCTTTTACTGAAAAGTCGACTTTGCTCTATCCAGagtgttttgaaagaaagttagCCAAATCCTGTTTTAATAAGAGAGTAAATTTGTTCAACTGAGTCTAAAAGGATTTGAAAACTAGAGTCTGctcttttaatacagcaaatgtGCAACATCTTTTTTCAAGTTTTGGATCTATGATAAATAACATCCCTTTcctacaaaaaacacaacaaaacaagcacTTAACTAGACTTTCCTCCCCTCACAAAAACCTCAAAACCGCTWCAGTGTTGTGGTTACTAGCTACTGCAGGTGAAATAGTTACTACTAAAAATGGATCCACATTGACCACCGTCCTTCTTCAGAAATACCCGTttgacacaaagcagcacaaactgcTTGCAACGACACAATTACAAGGGATTCGTCAGACAAAAATGCATCTGTAAAATAATTGGAATGGATTTACCAGCAAATGAAGGGAGAAagagtgatttttatttttctaaccgAGGCAAACCTGATGTGCTSTGGTCTACAAACAATCTGCAGCTGACATTTCCTGTGGCAATTACACATTTCTTCTTGTGGCAAGTGTAATGCTCACAGCTACCAATTTgcgctctaaaaaaaaaaaagaaaatctgataa harbors:
- the mri1 gene encoding methylthioribose-1-phosphate isomerase, which codes for RLGLGVTTDLSFPVQVRGAPAIAIVGCLSLAVELRAGAGGDDPVTFIRESLCHLTSARPTAVNMGRAARELMDKVDFSVKDWINYYKGLVVKRRIYSFALNIFHILPPCSVISWIEDMLERDVNDNRKIGNYGAQHILSGVPRDSVTILTHCNTGSLATAGYGTALGVVRSLHGLGRLKRVYCTETRPYNQGSRLTAYEAVAEGIPATLITDSMAALTMREMDITAVVVGADRVVANGDTANKVGTYQLAIAAKHHGIPFYVAAPSTSCDLSLESGRDIIIEVRPPEELTSINGVPIAAPGHRSAMLGRPPQSNALPLKRQAAAERADSNKTNLD